One genomic region from Phoenix dactylifera cultivar Barhee BC4 unplaced genomic scaffold, palm_55x_up_171113_PBpolish2nd_filt_p 001546F, whole genome shotgun sequence encodes:
- the LOC120108774 gene encoding pentatricopeptide repeat-containing protein At3g54980, mitochondrial-like, which produces MSALGSSSTLSPRLPRSIRRIPRSLYSASATLLPSIEEPTAATEKPIPNNVVHAHSPPIRRLISAFDPERSMSTQERVVEFLLTYQRRPREALKYFNWAQNQGGPMGVEPLCILLHILVRSGWLSSARELLKRSILGDSSSRPSSIVDCLIETSKRCDFDPLSYCYLLSCYAHVHRVEEAVEAFSRMVESSIFPDVKARNDVLSAMLRSNSFSRAREFYREMRAKGMDFDCSTCDIMMHVCLKEGKPEDAELYFREMVDGGVEPDVQAYATVIQSACKKPDSKRACELFSEMKGFGLVPSEFIYTLLIGACAKQRSMGEAVRLKEEMVSSGLPLNLVAATSLMKGYCAQGDINTALDLLATVLEQGIVPNNVTYSVLIEGCYRYGNVEKAYELYCQMKQLGMLPSVFIVNSVIRCFLKNNQWKEAFDLFEEAVGSGVPNVFTYNILMHWLCHAGRLKEACNLYARMEDAGVKPNVVSCNNLLFGHCEQGDMDSAANLYSQMTERGIKPNVVTFGTLMDGYVKKKDFDRVYDMLNIMRGLGIACNEYTFNTVINGFCKAGRTSEANDMLPKFMEEGFVPNCMTYNSIISGFIREGAMSSAISTYQQMLKKGISPNVITYTNFIDGYCKSNCTDVALKLMNEVRRKGLQLDIAAYNAIIVGFCKDNNMADALKLFDELLEAGLKPNAAVFNSLISGYIDLSNMKAAFELHKKMLEEGIPCDTAIYTTLIDGSLKAGNVTIALELYSEMLAKGHFPDDVAFTALIHGLCENGHLEDAYKILHEMDRMDVRPNVLIYNTLINRYFREGNLQEAFRLHDEMLDRGLMPDDKTYDILVSQKFEGDDAIAGT; this is translated from the coding sequence ATGAGCGCCTTAGGAAGCTCCTCCACCCTCTCTCCACGGCTTCCCCGCTCTATCCGTCGTATCCCCAGGTCCTTGTACTCCGCCTCGGCCACCCTCCTTCCTTCCATCGAGGAGCCAACAGCGGCCACGGAGAAACCGATCCCAAATAACGTCGTCCATGCCCATTCTCCTCCGATTCGAAGACTCATCTCCGCATTCGACCCCGAAAGATCGATGTCGACGCAGGAGCGAGTCGTCGAGTTCCTCTTGACCTATCAGCGCAGACCCCGAGAAGCTTTGAAGTACTTCAATTGGGCTCAGAATCAGGGGGGTCCCATGGGCGTGGAGCCCCTCTGCATCTTGCTTCATATCCTCGTGCGGTCCGGATGGCTGTCGAGTGCTCGAGAGTTACTAAAAAGATCGATCTTGGGCGATTCCAGCTCCCGCCCCAGCAGCATCGTCGACTGCCTGATTGAAACTTCAAAAAGGTGCGATTTTGATCCTCTCTCCTACTGTTACCTCTTGTCTTGCTATGCACATGTCCATCGAGTCGAAGAGGCGGTGGAAGCTTTCAGTCGGATGGTTGAAAGCAGCATCTTTCCTGACGTAAAAGCGAGAAATGATGTGCTGAGTGCTATGCTAAGGTCGAACTCTTTCTCAAGGGCTCGAGAATTTTACCGAGAGATGCGAGCTAAAGGAATGGACTTCGATTGCAGCACGTGTGATATTATGATGCATGTGTGTTTGAAAGAAGGGAAGCCTGAGGATGCCGAGTTGTACTTCAGGGAAATGGTTGATGGGGGCGTGGAGCCGGATGTGCAAGCTTATGCTACCGTGATTCAGTCGGCGTGCAAGAAACCTGATTCCAAGAGAGCTTGTGAATTGTTCAGCGAGATGAAAGGTTTTGGCTTGGTTCCTTCCGAGTTTATATATACTTTGTTGATTGGAGCTTGTGCAAAGCAGAGAAGCATGGGCGAGGCTGTAAGGTTAAAAGAAGAGATGGTCAGTAGTGGGCTGCCGCTGAACTTGGTAGCTGCAACTAGTCTGATGAAAGGATACTGTGCTCAAGGAGATATTAACACTGCATTGGATTTACTCGCAACAGTTCTCGAGCAAGGAATAGTTCCAAACAATGTGACATACTCGGTTCTGATTGAAGGTTGCTATAGATATGGAAATGTGGAGAAAGCCTACGAGCTTTACTGTCAAATGAAACAGCTGGGGATGTTGCCGAGCGTCTTCATTGTCAATTCAGTGATACGGTGCTTCTTGAAGAATAATCAATGGAAAGAGGCATTTGACTTATTTGAAGAAGCAGTTGGCTCTGGTGTACCAAATGTTTTCACATATAACATTCTTATGCATTGGCTCTGTCATGCTGGTAGGCTGAAGGAAGCTTGCAATCTATATGCTAGAATGGAGGATGCAGGAGTGAAGCCTAATGTTGTATCATGCAACAACTTGTTATTTGGCCATTGTGAACAGGGGGATATGGATTCAGCAGCTAATCTGTATAGCCAAATGACTGAAAGGGGCATCAAACCCAATGTTGTCACCTTTGGCACTCTGATGGATGGGTATGTCAAGAAAAAGGACTTTGACCGGGTTTATGATATGCTCAATATAATGCGTGGCTTGGGCATTGCTTGTAATGAATATACATTCAACACTGTTATAAATGGCTTCTGCAAAGCTGGCCGTACATCTGAAGCGAATGACATGCTGCCCAAATTTATGGAGGAGGGTTTTGTTCCTAACTGTATGACCTATAACAGTATCATCAGCGGCTTCATAAGAGAGGGTGCAATGAGCTCCGCAATCTCAACTTATCAGCAAATGCTTAAAAAGGGCATCTCTCCTAATGTTATTACATATACCAATTTCATTGATGGCTATTGTAAAAGCAATTGTACTGATGTTGCTTTGAAGTTGATGAATGAGGTGAGAAGGAAGGGTCTCCAATTGGATATTGCCGCATATAATGCTATTATTGTTGGTTTTTGCAAGGACAATAATATGGCTGATGCACTTAAGCTTTTCGATGAGCTGCTTGAAGCTGGGTTAAAGCCAAATGCAGCTGTATTTAACAGCCTTATCTCTGGCTATATAGATTTGAGTAATATGAAAGCTGCTTTTGAGCTGCACAAGAAAatgctagaagaaggaataccTTGTGATACTGCTATTTACACAACCTTAATCGATGGATCACTAAAAGCTGGTAATGTGACAATTGCTTTAGAACTTTACTCTGAGATGTTAGCCAAGGGCCATTTTCCGGATGATGTTGCCTTCACTGCACTGATACATGGTCTTTGCGAGAATGGACACCTTGAAGATGCTTACAAGATTTTGCATGAAATGGATAGGATGGACGTACGTCCTAATGTTCTTATATACAACACACTGATCAACAGATACTTCAGGGAAGGCAATTTGCAAGAGGCCTTTCGATTGCATGATGAAATGCTTGACAGAGGCCTCATGCCTGATGATAAAACTTACGATATTCTCGTGAGTCAGAAGTTTGAAGGAGACGATGCTATTGCTGGAACTTAG
- the LOC120108775 gene encoding uncharacterized protein LOC120108775 yields the protein MNGLHAYPTKLNRTTIRESQVPRLHVLQSGPIRFLLFVVSLIQPASTWDRSLTESALLHPHYRNLRKSELKGCLLPNSRIHLLLCYLSFSLLLLLLLLLQEMHRSASASRTSEEYYMSMTTGGGGGGGGGGGGGGGGKGLSSSPGYRSSLDVDQLPTYDPLSDASKKAALRARFAENMVHLIPLVLIFCAMVLWFFSHPEIDMVNTDDSIVARIKNMTIDGYSSWNGSSMTIGLGDLDPIDGIGMEDSGRDTENKDNEE from the exons ATGAACGGATTGCATGCATATCCAACCAAATTAAATCGGACAACAATAAGGGAATCTCAAGTTCCACGCCTTCATGTACTACAGTCTGGTCCGATCCGCTTTCTTCTCTTTGTCGTCTCCTTAATCCAACCCGCTTCCACATGGGATCGGAGTCTGACCGAGTCTGCTCTATTGCATCCGCATTACCGCAAcctccgcaaatctgaattaaaAGGCTGCCTCCTGCCAAATTCAAGAATACATCTTCTCCTTTGTTATCTTTCCTTCTCGctgctgttgttgttgctgctgctgctgcaagagaTGCACCGATCGGCGAGCGCATCAAGGACGTCAGAGGAGTACTATATGAGCATGACgacgggaggaggaggaggaggaggaggaggagggggagggggaggaggagggaagggacTGTCATCGTCTCCCGGCTACCGGTCGAGCCTGGACGTGGACCAACTTCCCACCTACGACCCCCTCTCCGACGCCTCCAAGAAGGCGGCGCTGCGTGCCCGCTTCGCCGAGAACATGGTCCATCTCATCCCCCTCGTCCTCATCTTCTGCGCCATGGTCCTCTGGTTCTTCTCGCACCCCG AGATCGATATGGTGAATACAGATGATTCTATTGTTGCTAGAATCAAGAACATGACCATCGATGGCTACAGCAGCTGGAATGGCTCATCGATGACGATAGGGTTGGGGGATTTGGATCCAATCGATGGGATCGGGATGGAAGACAGCGGCAGAGACACCGAGAACAAAGACAATGAGGAATGA
- the LOC120103977 gene encoding cytochrome c oxidase subunit 5b-1, mitochondrial-like — protein sequence MWRRASSHLQTLAGQWWRSGPQLLCLSAQDTLQSRGLASITSSPFRKTSPLLSSESDNVPTKKKVEDVMPIATGHEREELEGELEGTKRFTDMDSPVGPFGTKETPAVVKSYYNKRIVGCPGGEGEDEHDVVWFWLEKDKPHECPVCSQYFVLEVIGEGGDPEAHSDDEHH from the exons ATGTGgcggagggcctcttcccaccTCCAAACCCTCGCTGGCCAATGGTGGCGATCCGGCCCCCAGCTTCTCTGCCTTTCCGCCCAAGATACCCTGCAGAGCCGTGGCCTCGCCTCCATCACCTCCTCGCCGTTCCGGAagacctctcctctcctctcctcggaATCCG ATAATGTCCCGACGAAGAAGAAAGTGGAGGACGTGATGCCGATCGCCACCGGCCATGAGCGGGAGGAGCTCGAGGGCGAGTTGGAG GGGACGAAGCGGTTTACTGACATGGATTCCCCGGTCGGTCCGTTCGGCACCAAA GAAACACCTGCTGTCGTTAAGTCCTACTATAACAAGAGAATAGTCGGCTGCCCTGGTGGTGAAGGTG AGGATGAGCATGATGTTGTCTGGTTCTGGCTGGAGAAAGACAAACCACACGAGTGCCCTGTGTGCTCCCAATATTTTGTG TTGGAGGTGATTGGTGAGGGAGGGGACCCAGAAGCACACAGTGATGATGAACATCACTAG